The Candidatus Microthrix subdominans genome includes a window with the following:
- a CDS encoding copper transporter: MIKLRTHIISLTAVFLALGIGLVLGSTFLDRTFVDALDAQVRRLNDRVDQRTEEVEALNRVIDEQTLTEEAAADAGYEQLLAGQLTDAQVVVLANRGIDEDQVNRTVEVLQAADAEVPAVVWLTDRWNPTDPQRSAEIAESLDLDTTDPAQVTAEAAAMLGLALAGPTPATNAPATTAPATTAPATNAPSTTAQGDPTTTAPTDGAASTSTTGISPGTTVALDAGPEELLERLTDAELIEQEAAPAGNLSVPGPEALIVSITGEGSSLDPKKAYLPIVTELVSFNPGRVLVAETRNTRTIQAEATEDDVPVRGAALEVVRSDDALRGQSSTLDGLESPLGKAAVVVALMELREGKTGDYGLAAGTDGPVPSITR, from the coding sequence GTGATCAAGCTGCGCACCCACATCATCAGCCTGACGGCGGTGTTCCTCGCCCTCGGGATCGGGCTGGTGCTCGGTTCGACCTTCCTCGACCGGACCTTCGTCGACGCGCTCGACGCCCAGGTGAGGCGGCTCAACGATCGGGTCGACCAGCGAACCGAGGAGGTCGAGGCGCTCAACCGGGTGATCGACGAGCAGACCCTGACCGAGGAGGCGGCGGCGGACGCCGGCTACGAACAGCTGCTGGCCGGACAGCTGACCGATGCCCAGGTCGTCGTGCTGGCCAACCGGGGGATCGACGAGGACCAGGTCAACCGAACGGTCGAGGTGCTCCAAGCGGCCGACGCCGAGGTGCCGGCGGTGGTGTGGCTGACCGATCGCTGGAATCCGACCGACCCCCAGCGGTCCGCCGAGATTGCGGAGTCGCTCGACCTCGACACAACCGACCCGGCCCAGGTGACCGCCGAAGCGGCGGCGATGCTCGGTTTGGCGCTTGCGGGACCGACCCCGGCCACCAATGCCCCGGCCACCACTGCCCCGGCCACCACTGCCCCGGCCACCAATGCCCCGTCCACCACGGCGCAGGGTGATCCGACGACCACGGCGCCGACGGATGGCGCGGCGTCGACATCGACCACCGGCATCTCACCTGGCACCACGGTTGCGCTCGACGCCGGCCCCGAAGAGCTGCTCGAACGGTTGACCGACGCCGAGTTGATCGAGCAGGAGGCGGCGCCGGCGGGCAACCTGTCGGTGCCCGGACCTGAGGCGCTGATCGTCTCGATCACCGGCGAGGGCTCCTCGTTGGATCCGAAGAAGGCTTATCTGCCCATCGTCACCGAGCTGGTGTCGTTCAACCCCGGTCGCGTGCTGGTGGCCGAAACCCGCAACACCCGCACAATTCAAGCTGAAGCCACCGAGGACGACGTCCCCGTTCGCGGGGCCGCGCTCGAGGTGGTGCGGTCCGACGATGCACTGCGCGGTCAGAGCTCAACCCTCGATGGGCTGGAGAGCCCGTTGGGCAAGGCCGCCGTCGTCGTGGCGCTGATGGAGCTGCGGGAGGGCAAGACCGGGGACTACGGGTTGGCCGCCGGGACCGACGGTCCGGTGCCGTCGATCACCCGATGA